From a region of the Fischerella sp. JS2 genome:
- a CDS encoding HAD family hydrolase: MTNRAVFLDKDGTLIEDVPYNVKPDLIKLTQGAIAGLQLIQAHAYKLIVISNQSGVARGYFPELELLVVKEHLCKLLSQQDITLDDFYYCPHHPDGVVAEYAITCECRKPEPGLILRAAYEHNIDLQKSWFIGDILNDVEAGQRAGCKTILIDNGNETQWQLSPMRIPHYVVSDLATAAQTITRNDHK; the protein is encoded by the coding sequence ATGACTAATCGAGCTGTTTTTCTGGATAAGGATGGAACTCTGATTGAAGATGTGCCATACAATGTTAAGCCCGATTTAATCAAGCTAACTCAAGGTGCGATCGCAGGTTTGCAGTTAATACAAGCACACGCATACAAATTAATTGTCATCAGTAATCAGTCAGGTGTAGCGCGGGGCTATTTTCCAGAACTTGAGTTGTTAGTGGTTAAGGAGCATTTGTGCAAACTTCTCTCACAGCAAGATATCACGTTGGATGATTTTTACTATTGTCCTCATCATCCAGATGGTGTGGTTGCAGAATATGCAATTACTTGCGAGTGTCGTAAACCAGAACCAGGGTTAATTCTGCGTGCAGCTTACGAACATAATATTGATTTGCAAAAATCTTGGTTTATTGGCGACATCCTCAATGACGTGGAAGCTGGTCAGCGTGCTGGATGTAAAACGATTCTCATTGACAATGGTAACGAGACACAGTGGCAGCTGTCTCCTATGCGAATTCCACACTACGTTGTTAGTGACTTGGCGACAGCAGCACAGACAATTACAAGGAACGATCACAAATGA
- a CDS encoding glycosyltransferase family A protein: MTVDILIPTYNRPAALAVTLTSLLAQTYRNFRVIISDQTEDSNPVESGEVQAVLRVLRAYGHHIEVHKHLPRRGIAEQRQFLLDQATAPYVLFLDDDLILEPYVVAQILTAIKEESCGFVGSAFIGLSFIDDVRPHEQKIEFWEGRVQPEIVKPDTPQWERWRLHNAANLYHVQQRLGLTPIQQYKYRVAWVSACVMYDTEKLRDVGGYLFWRQLPPEHCGEDVLVQQRLMALYGGCAVIPSGVYHQELPTTIVNRDVHADKLDHFF, encoded by the coding sequence ATGACTGTCGATATTCTGATTCCTACTTACAACCGTCCAGCTGCTTTGGCTGTTACTCTTACCAGTTTGTTAGCTCAGACTTACCGTAATTTTCGTGTGATCATTTCTGACCAAACTGAAGATAGCAACCCTGTAGAAAGTGGTGAAGTGCAAGCGGTGTTACGAGTGCTTCGCGCTTATGGTCATCATATAGAAGTCCATAAACACTTACCTCGCCGAGGTATTGCCGAACAGCGACAGTTTTTATTGGATCAAGCAACAGCTCCCTATGTGCTTTTCCTGGATGATGACTTGATTTTGGAACCCTATGTAGTTGCACAAATACTCACAGCCATCAAAGAAGAAAGCTGTGGTTTCGTTGGTAGTGCATTTATTGGACTCAGCTTTATTGATGATGTGCGTCCCCATGAGCAAAAAATTGAGTTTTGGGAAGGACGAGTTCAGCCGGAGATTGTCAAACCTGATACACCCCAATGGGAACGCTGGCGTTTACATAATGCTGCTAATCTCTACCACGTCCAGCAAAGACTGGGTTTAACTCCTATTCAGCAATATAAATACCGTGTTGCTTGGGTTAGTGCTTGTGTTATGTATGACACAGAAAAACTTCGTGATGTTGGTGGTTACTTGTTTTGGCGGCAACTTCCCCCAGAACATTGTGGTGAGGATGTCTTGGTACAACAACGATTGATGGCGTTATACGGCGGTTGTGCAGTGATTCCTTCCGGTGTGTATCACCAAGAGTTGCCAACAACAATTGTGAATCGTGATGTACATGCAGATAAACTCGACCACTTCTTTTAA
- a CDS encoding glycosyltransferase: MTKFIALISEHASPLGTFGGVDSGGQNVYVGQLAKHLAGFGYKVDIFTRRDSQELPEIIQLIDNVRIINVPAGPPRYVRKEDMLPYMEEFTAYVLNFCQNPFGMAEGIDTFSVPKYDLIHANFWMSAMVAAEIKRSLNIPFVVTFHALGRVRRFWQGDADEFPNERFTIEDQIVATADHIIAECPQDQQDLLYLYNAKPEKITIIPCGFDTAEFWQVEKTTARQMLGLQPNENLILQLGRLVPRKGVDTVIRAFGYLLRHYHIQTKLLIVGGESEEPDPRFTPEISRLQAIACEEGVESHITFTGRRRRELLKYYYSGADVFITTPLYEPFGITPIEAMACGTPVIGSNVGGIKFTVKDGETGYLVPANDPEAIAERIAYLYKNPQVLYNLGQQAIQRAHQMFTWKNVAVAVAALYEKVLDTIKHNQWVNNRPEYILWQKLPQYLQPQSISLNHASTPHRYQLSTISPHSPSPHLPIAPNPQRLFLYAGGPVHRTGSSLGGVGAPSSPPPHLPTLIDKNFVAAIAAMEKSRQTLTPIIMEAAKAISTCFALGGKVLVCGNGGSAADAQHFAAEFVGKFRCSHRPGMPVIALTADSSFLSAWANDVGYDYVFSRQVETFAQPGDLLLGISTSGRSRNLIEAFKTARQANIHSIALLGGDGGELRSLADLAVVVPATDTQRIQEVQHLILHIFCELVEEELEEGRRQEAKEIY; encoded by the coding sequence ATGACAAAATTCATTGCCTTAATTAGCGAACACGCCTCACCGCTTGGCACTTTTGGCGGTGTAGATAGCGGGGGTCAAAATGTGTATGTAGGACAGCTGGCTAAACATTTGGCTGGTTTTGGCTACAAAGTTGATATTTTTACTAGACGCGATAGTCAAGAATTGCCAGAAATTATTCAATTGATAGATAACGTTCGGATTATCAATGTCCCAGCTGGCCCTCCTAGATATGTGCGGAAAGAAGATATGCTGCCGTACATGGAGGAATTTACAGCCTATGTTTTAAATTTTTGTCAAAACCCTTTTGGGATGGCTGAAGGGATAGACACTTTTTCTGTGCCAAAATACGACTTAATTCACGCTAATTTCTGGATGTCAGCAATGGTGGCGGCGGAAATTAAGCGAAGCTTAAATATACCTTTTGTTGTCACTTTTCATGCCCTTGGTCGTGTGCGTCGCTTTTGGCAAGGTGATGCTGATGAATTCCCTAATGAACGCTTTACCATAGAAGACCAAATTGTCGCAACAGCTGACCATATCATTGCTGAATGTCCCCAAGATCAACAAGACTTGTTGTATCTTTACAATGCTAAGCCAGAGAAAATCACAATTATTCCCTGTGGCTTCGATACGGCAGAATTTTGGCAAGTGGAAAAAACAACAGCCCGTCAGATGCTGGGTTTACAGCCTAATGAAAACTTAATCCTTCAGTTAGGGCGCTTAGTACCGCGTAAAGGCGTTGATACGGTGATTCGCGCCTTTGGATATTTGCTGAGACACTATCATATCCAAACAAAACTATTGATTGTTGGCGGTGAATCAGAAGAACCAGACCCCCGCTTCACACCTGAAATCAGTCGTTTGCAGGCGATCGCTTGCGAAGAAGGAGTTGAGTCACACATAACTTTTACCGGACGCCGCCGTCGAGAGTTGCTTAAGTATTATTACAGTGGTGCAGATGTATTTATTACAACTCCTCTATATGAGCCATTTGGGATTACGCCTATTGAAGCAATGGCTTGTGGAACACCTGTGATTGGTTCAAATGTCGGTGGCATTAAGTTTACAGTCAAAGACGGTGAAACTGGCTATCTTGTACCAGCAAACGACCCTGAAGCGATCGCCGAACGAATTGCCTACCTCTACAAAAATCCTCAAGTACTCTATAACTTGGGACAGCAAGCAATACAACGCGCCCATCAAATGTTTACCTGGAAAAATGTAGCTGTTGCTGTTGCTGCTCTTTATGAAAAAGTTCTGGATACAATAAAACACAACCAATGGGTCAACAACAGACCAGAGTATATACTTTGGCAAAAACTACCGCAATACCTTCAACCACAGAGTATATCCCTAAACCACGCTTCTACCCCTCACAGGTATCAACTTTCAACCATCTCCCCACACTCTCCATCACCCCACCTCCCCATTGCCCCTAATCCCCAACGCCTCTTTCTTTATGCCGGGGGACCCGTCCACCGCACTGGCTCCTCCCTTGGGGGAGTGGGGGCCCCGAGTTCCCCACCTCCCCATCTCCCCACCCTCATTGACAAAAACTTTGTGGCTGCGATCGCAGCAATGGAGAAATCCCGCCAAACTTTGACACCTATAATTATGGAGGCAGCAAAAGCAATTAGCACCTGTTTTGCTTTGGGTGGCAAGGTACTTGTTTGCGGCAATGGTGGTAGTGCTGCGGATGCCCAACACTTTGCCGCCGAATTCGTTGGTAAATTTCGCTGCTCTCACAGGCCAGGAATGCCCGTAATTGCACTGACGGCAGACTCATCTTTTTTGAGTGCTTGGGCTAATGATGTCGGATATGATTACGTCTTTTCTCGCCAAGTAGAAACTTTTGCCCAACCAGGAGACTTATTACTGGGCATTAGTACTAGTGGGCGATCGCGCAATTTGATTGAAGCTTTCAAAACAGCACGTCAAGCCAACATTCACTCTATCGCCTTACTAGGTGGCGATGGTGGGGAACTGCGATCGCTAGCAGATTTAGCAGTAGTTGTCCCGGCAACAGATACCCAACGTATCCAAGAAGTACAACACCTAATACTGCATATTTTTTGTGAATTGGTTGAAGAGGAATTAGAAGAAGGCAGAAGGCAGGAGGCAAAAGAAATATATTAG
- the waaF gene encoding lipopolysaccharide heptosyltransferase II: MTSWESAENILCIRLDTIGDVLMTTPAIRAVKLSHPRRRITLLTSSAGTAVASLVPEIDEVIVYDAPWLKATAPRLNSIPEYEMAQYLRSLKFDGAVIFTVYSQNPLPSAFVCYLADIPLRLAHCHENPYQLLTDWVKDPEPENFVRHEVQRQLDLVGTIGCNTDEKRLSLHVPEKALAVVDDILQKLGIDQQRPLVVVHPGATAASRRYPPEKFALVVRTLVMEMGMQVIFTGTESEQELVAEIQRMIIAADAIANLTDNLSAKSASFHSLVGCLKLSELAALLQLSSLLISNNTGPVHIAAAVGTPVVDLYALTNPQHTPWSIPHRVLFHDVPCKYCYKSICPEGHHQCLDLVTPESVVNAACELLGVCGAKLRLKR; this comes from the coding sequence ATGACTAGCTGGGAATCTGCTGAAAATATTCTGTGCATTAGACTGGACACGATTGGTGATGTCCTGATGACTACACCAGCAATTCGCGCTGTGAAATTATCTCATCCTCGTCGCCGCATTACCCTACTAACTTCCTCTGCGGGTACAGCAGTTGCTTCACTAGTGCCAGAGATTGATGAAGTGATAGTCTATGATGCACCTTGGTTAAAAGCAACAGCACCACGATTAAACAGCATTCCTGAGTATGAAATGGCACAATACTTGCGAAGTTTAAAGTTTGATGGTGCTGTAATTTTCACTGTATATAGTCAAAATCCTTTACCTTCAGCATTTGTGTGCTATTTGGCAGATATTCCTCTACGATTGGCTCACTGTCATGAAAATCCTTACCAGTTACTAACAGATTGGGTAAAAGATCCAGAACCAGAGAACTTTGTACGTCATGAAGTGCAGCGTCAACTAGACTTAGTTGGCACAATCGGCTGCAATACAGATGAAAAAAGATTATCTTTGCATGTCCCGGAAAAAGCTTTAGCTGTCGTGGATGATATTCTCCAAAAATTAGGTATTGATCAACAGCGTCCCTTGGTTGTGGTTCATCCTGGTGCAACTGCTGCTTCTCGACGCTATCCACCAGAAAAATTTGCTCTGGTTGTCAGAACTCTAGTTATGGAAATGGGTATGCAAGTAATTTTTACAGGTACAGAATCAGAGCAAGAACTAGTGGCAGAAATTCAGAGGATGATCATCGCAGCAGATGCGATCGCAAATTTAACGGATAATTTATCTGCAAAATCAGCTAGTTTTCATTCGCTGGTAGGATGCCTAAAGCTCAGTGAATTAGCGGCACTTTTGCAACTTTCTTCTCTGTTAATTTCTAACAATACTGGTCCGGTTCACATTGCGGCTGCGGTTGGTACACCAGTTGTAGATTTGTATGCGCTTACCAACCCCCAGCATACTCCTTGGAGTATTCCCCATCGTGTGTTATTTCATGATGTCCCCTGCAAATATTGTTATAAAAGTATCTGTCCTGAAGGACACCATCAATGTCTAGATCTTGTCACACCAGAGTCTGTGGTGAATGCTGCGTGTGAATTACTAGGTGTCTGTGGTGCAAAATTACGGTTAAAGCGGTGA
- a CDS encoding glycosyltransferase family 9 protein, giving the protein MNKILFVELLGGIGDVVIALAAIQALSRSHSTAELTVLTFSPGGELLETDSLINRVVYAKPGKAKQAVVDLLTHETFDLIVSDTNYDDIDQVIQNSAASRVVTNLWRHPPADERVGDRFIKILLAEGLITSDAIKPVQIDITPDELNKAQKLFNYLRRPLVFFCPDAGMAIKRWPEVSFITLGQILQQHWGATVIVPVGSNVNQAASIVEGIGGAAQILPRGKLRDLAAALACADLVVAADTGPARIAAALNVPTITLFGPSWYGRYGQPLPHVNLQGYPDCPERNTSNFTVQQCWYGDVCPLDLGWQSCMEGISVDEVLGVVERVWGE; this is encoded by the coding sequence ATGAATAAAATTTTATTCGTGGAATTATTGGGTGGAATTGGTGATGTTGTAATTGCTCTGGCTGCTATACAAGCACTTTCACGCTCCCATTCAACTGCTGAATTAACTGTTTTAACTTTCTCCCCAGGAGGCGAATTACTAGAGACTGATTCACTTATTAATCGGGTTGTCTATGCTAAACCAGGAAAAGCAAAACAAGCGGTTGTTGATTTATTGACTCATGAAACTTTTGATTTGATTGTTTCAGATACAAATTACGACGATATTGATCAAGTCATTCAAAATAGTGCTGCTTCGCGGGTGGTGACAAATTTATGGCGACATCCTCCAGCAGATGAAAGAGTAGGCGATCGCTTTATTAAAATCCTCCTTGCAGAAGGCTTAATCACCTCAGATGCAATTAAACCTGTCCAAATCGACATCACGCCAGATGAATTAAACAAAGCACAAAAGCTATTTAATTATCTGCGTCGTCCCCTTGTGTTTTTCTGTCCAGATGCGGGTATGGCTATTAAGCGTTGGCCCGAAGTTAGTTTTATTACTTTAGGTCAAATATTACAGCAGCATTGGGGTGCAACTGTAATTGTTCCTGTTGGTTCCAATGTTAACCAAGCAGCAAGTATTGTGGAAGGAATTGGTGGGGCAGCACAAATTTTACCTCGGGGAAAGTTACGAGATTTGGCTGCTGCTTTGGCCTGTGCTGATTTGGTTGTAGCTGCTGACACTGGTCCCGCCCGAATTGCTGCTGCGCTGAATGTACCAACAATTACTTTATTTGGCCCTTCTTGGTACGGGCGATATGGTCAGCCGTTACCCCATGTTAATTTGCAAGGTTATCCGGATTGTCCAGAGCGTAATACCAGTAATTTTACGGTACAGCAGTGTTGGTATGGTGACGTATGTCCTTTGGATCTAGGTTGGCAAAGTTGTATGGAAGGGATTTCGGTTGATGAGGTTTTGGGTGTTGTGGAGAGAGTGTGGGGAGAATAA
- the rfaE2 gene encoding D-glycero-beta-D-manno-heptose 1-phosphate adenylyltransferase, with amino-acid sequence MNYQPFNFQHLAYRISHLDWLLDAIAHLNVIVIGDAILDCYLQGFSDRLCREAPVPVVNVTNSDYVPGGAANTAVNVCSIGGQVSFLSVIGDDWEGYLLKQVLSQRGVSPQHLITLPNRRTLAKQRVMASSQILVRFDSGTTDTIDQLAEQALISELEHKYPESHAVIVSDYGYGILTKKVLEKLSQLQARYNNILVVDAKNLAVYRQLGITAVKPNYEQVLQLLNIPAFKPGNKSIKSRIDQITAYGDEILSLTGAKIAAVTLDAEGGIIFEQGSQPHRTYAQPTIQSRTAGAGDTFASALTLALAAGATTPLAADFAAVAAAVVVGKDGTTACSAQELREFLLNQETRETEEAGETGGQTDEGSLLEVSSQKYISSLNQLLSVVTFYRQAGRKIVFTNGCFDILHAGHVSYLNYAKALGDILIVGLNSDDSIRRLKGATRPINTLEDRIQVLSGLGCVDHLIAFEEDTPSNLIRIVRPDIFVKGGNYTKETLPEAPLVEELGGEVRLLPFVENRSTTRIIERIRELAGQGIEEVGGV; translated from the coding sequence ATGAACTATCAGCCTTTTAATTTTCAGCATCTTGCATATCGTATCTCGCATCTAGATTGGTTGCTGGATGCGATCGCTCATCTAAATGTCATCGTCATCGGTGATGCGATTCTTGATTGCTATCTCCAAGGATTTAGCGATCGCCTTTGTCGAGAAGCTCCTGTACCAGTTGTCAATGTTACCAATAGTGACTATGTACCTGGTGGTGCGGCTAATACTGCTGTTAATGTCTGTAGTATTGGTGGACAAGTGTCATTTCTATCGGTAATTGGAGATGATTGGGAAGGTTATTTACTCAAGCAAGTGCTCTCTCAGCGTGGAGTTTCACCACAACACCTGATTACACTACCAAATCGACGAACTCTGGCTAAACAACGAGTCATGGCATCTTCACAAATACTAGTAAGATTTGATTCCGGTACTACAGACACCATTGATCAACTAGCTGAGCAAGCCCTAATTAGCGAACTTGAGCATAAATATCCAGAATCTCATGCGGTTATAGTATCTGATTATGGCTATGGAATTTTAACCAAAAAGGTACTTGAGAAGTTATCTCAACTGCAAGCACGCTATAACAATATTTTGGTCGTGGATGCCAAAAATCTCGCCGTATACCGTCAGCTTGGTATCACCGCAGTCAAACCCAACTATGAACAAGTGCTGCAACTACTAAATATCCCTGCTTTCAAACCAGGTAATAAAAGCATCAAATCTCGTATTGACCAAATTACAGCTTATGGAGATGAAATCCTCAGCCTCACAGGTGCAAAAATTGCTGCCGTTACTTTAGATGCTGAAGGTGGAATTATTTTTGAGCAAGGTTCTCAACCCCATCGCACCTATGCCCAACCTACAATTCAATCTCGTACCGCAGGTGCTGGAGATACATTTGCTAGCGCCCTTACCCTTGCTCTTGCTGCTGGTGCAACAACACCACTAGCAGCCGATTTTGCTGCTGTTGCTGCTGCTGTGGTTGTTGGTAAAGATGGCACAACTGCTTGTTCTGCCCAAGAATTGCGTGAGTTCCTCTTGAATCAGGAGACAAGGGAAACAGAGGAGGCAGGGGAGACAGGGGGACAAACAGACGAAGGGAGTTTATTGGAGGTATCATCTCAAAAATACATCTCTAGTTTAAATCAACTGCTTTCTGTTGTTACCTTCTACCGTCAAGCTGGACGCAAAATTGTTTTCACTAACGGCTGTTTTGACATCCTCCATGCTGGACATGTTTCCTATCTCAATTACGCTAAAGCATTAGGCGATATCTTAATTGTTGGCTTAAATTCTGACGACAGCATCCGACGTCTCAAGGGAGCAACCCGCCCTATTAATACCTTAGAAGATCGCATCCAAGTTCTAAGCGGACTCGGCTGTGTGGATCATCTCATAGCTTTTGAAGAAGACACTCCTAGCAATCTCATTCGTATAGTTCGTCCTGATATCTTTGTCAAAGGTGGTAACTACACAAAAGAAACATTGCCAGAAGCACCTTTAGTAGAAGAATTAGGTGGAGAAGTGAGATTACTGCCGTTTGTAGAAAACCGTTCTACCACTCGTATCATTGAGCGCATCCGTGAACTAGCAGGACAAGGGATCGAAGAGGTGGGGGGAGTGTAA
- a CDS encoding SDR family oxidoreductase: MEELKNKVVLVTGGGRGLGEAVCHTLASAGAKVVVADIREELAQKVAGEIQANGLQAMPLVIDVTNEAQAETAIYKITSQYGRLDALINNAGTDVTLSIEELAIPDWDRIIAVNLRAPFILSKFVLPVMKEQGSGHIINITSTAAKRAWPNAAAYHASKWGLLGFSHALHVEARPYNIKVTALVAGGMQTPFLLDRFPDIDVSKLQDPKNVAATIRFLLSTPEGTVIPEMMVLPMGESSWP, translated from the coding sequence ATGGAAGAACTCAAAAACAAAGTGGTATTGGTAACTGGAGGTGGACGCGGATTAGGTGAAGCCGTTTGTCACACATTAGCCTCAGCTGGTGCTAAGGTTGTGGTTGCAGATATTCGAGAAGAATTAGCCCAAAAAGTGGCTGGTGAAATTCAAGCTAATGGTTTACAAGCCATGCCATTAGTAATAGATGTTACCAATGAGGCACAAGCAGAAACTGCTATTTACAAGATTACTTCTCAGTATGGGCGCTTGGATGCTCTCATTAATAATGCCGGAACAGATGTAACCCTTTCCATTGAAGAACTTGCAATTCCAGATTGGGACAGAATTATTGCAGTTAACCTCCGTGCGCCCTTTATTTTGTCTAAGTTCGTCTTACCTGTGATGAAAGAACAGGGTAGCGGTCACATTATTAACATAACTTCCACAGCAGCCAAGCGTGCTTGGCCAAATGCTGCCGCTTACCATGCCAGTAAATGGGGACTTTTGGGCTTTAGTCATGCTTTGCATGTAGAAGCACGTCCCTACAATATCAAAGTTACAGCCCTAGTAGCCGGTGGAATGCAAACACCATTTTTGCTAGATAGATTTCCAGACATTGATGTCAGCAAGTTGCAAGACCCGAAAAACGTCGCCGCAACCATTCGATTTTTACTATCCACACCGGAAGGAACAGTGATCCCTGAAATGATGGTATTGCCAATGGGTGAAAGTTCTTGGCCGTAG